Proteins encoded within one genomic window of Bacillus sp. F19:
- a CDS encoding GNAT family N-acetyltransferase, which produces MFEIKQIEAEHTYILRQKVLMPDHATQECGYTRDKKKETLHIGAFKEEKLIGTASFFKETHEILKQKNGYRMRGLAIDPDHRNQLRGQTLLLFAENKLTQLDASMLWCTTSVNNVEYYQHLGFKETDHRFHLPSKGLNVLMVKPL; this is translated from the coding sequence ATGTTTGAAATAAAACAAATTGAAGCAGAACATACATACATCTTAAGACAAAAGGTACTTATGCCTGATCACGCTACCCAGGAATGCGGATATACCCGTGATAAAAAGAAAGAAACACTCCACATTGGCGCTTTTAAGGAAGAAAAGCTAATTGGAACAGCATCTTTTTTCAAGGAAACACATGAAATACTTAAGCAGAAAAACGGCTACCGTATGCGTGGACTTGCAATCGATCCAGATCACCGCAATCAGCTACGCGGGCAGACTTTGTTATTATTCGCTGAAAATAAACTTACCCAGCTGGATGCATCAATGCTTTGGTGCACAACAAGCGTGAATAATGTTGAGTACTATCAGCACTTGGGATTCAAAGAAACGGATCACCGGTTTCACTTGCCTTCTAAAGGGCTTAATGTTTTGATGGTTAAACCATTGTAG
- a CDS encoding 6-phosphofructokinase: MRIGVLGIDTINETKSITQDITKFASETNSVIEGLEWLTASSELKAEALENWIRSVSEKTLIENKESFIKVIEAYDAVIVFGGSKKAVDVLSFAQVKLLFLPISILSDRSLGYDTALNEVVTNVLKVKDTISSLLYMKQRVCCVQLPGEELSDLMRDAAAAVDGLVVTGGESVWMHAADYLREKDQKGVTYSFLIINESILPEQLGAFLLQQMDLDFKELLFDESQCMSSRPTAADRIIEKNLSQAVYEWLKNADDTKELTIENKEVK; the protein is encoded by the coding sequence ATGCGGATCGGAGTTCTCGGCATCGATACAATAAATGAAACGAAGTCTATCACCCAGGACATAACAAAGTTCGCCTCTGAAACGAACAGCGTAATAGAAGGACTTGAATGGCTGACGGCTTCATCAGAACTGAAGGCAGAAGCTTTGGAAAACTGGATTCGCTCTGTATCTGAGAAAACGCTTATTGAGAATAAGGAAAGTTTTATTAAAGTCATCGAAGCATATGACGCAGTGATTGTATTTGGCGGAAGCAAGAAGGCTGTTGACGTGCTGTCTTTTGCACAAGTGAAATTGCTCTTTCTTCCAATTTCCATTTTATCTGACCGCTCTTTAGGATACGATACAGCTTTGAATGAAGTTGTAACAAATGTGCTGAAAGTAAAAGATACGATCAGTTCTCTTTTATATATGAAGCAGAGAGTGTGCTGTGTTCAGCTCCCTGGAGAAGAACTTTCTGATTTAATGCGCGATGCGGCGGCCGCTGTTGATGGGCTGGTTGTTACCGGAGGAGAATCTGTGTGGATGCACGCTGCAGATTATTTAAGAGAGAAAGATCAAAAAGGAGTGACCTACTCATTCTTGATTATTAATGAATCCATTCTGCCAGAACAGCTGGGAGCATTCCTGCTGCAGCAGATGGACCTTGATTTTAAAGAGCTGTTATTTGATGAATCTCAGTGCATGAGCTCACGTCCAACTGCCGCTGACCGGATTATTGAGAAAAATTTGTCTCAGGCAGTATATGAGTGGCTGAAAAACGCGGATGATACAAAAGAGCTGACAATCGAAAACAAAGAAGTAAAATGA
- the gntK gene encoding gluconokinase — protein sequence MNQKFVIGVDIGTTSTKSVLFKTDGTIVSTFGVEYPLYSPNPETAEQNPQEIFQAVIKTIKEVISKVDPADLLCVSFSSAMHSVIAVDRDGTPLSNCMTWADNRSAKWAEKIAKEMNGHEIYLRTGTPIHPMSPLSKITWIRNEQSDLFLKTFKFISIKEYVFHKLFKRFVIDYSIASATGLFNLESLDWDKEALEVAGITAEHLSEPVNTTFSLTGLDAVYAAEMGIPAEVPFIVGASDGVLSNLGVNAIQPGVVAVTIGTSGAIRTVTDKPVTDPKGRIFCYALTDDKWVIGGPVNNGGMIFRWVRDQLGSSEMETAKRLGKDPYEVLTEIASLVKPGSDGLLFHPYLAGERAPLWDANARGSFFGLSLHHKKEHMIRSVLEGVIFNLYTVLLALEELIGEPKKIQATGGFARSELWRQMMADIFDQEVSVPESFESSCLGAALLGLYGVGHVDSLDVVSDMVGGTHHHKPNSEHVEVYKELTPIYIRLSRLLKEEYASIASFQQKHI from the coding sequence TTGAATCAGAAATTTGTTATCGGAGTCGATATTGGCACAACAAGCACAAAATCCGTTTTATTTAAAACAGACGGAACAATCGTTTCAACATTTGGAGTGGAGTATCCGCTTTATTCTCCGAATCCTGAAACAGCAGAACAAAACCCGCAGGAGATCTTTCAAGCTGTGATCAAAACAATTAAGGAAGTAATCAGCAAAGTGGACCCGGCTGATCTGCTGTGCGTGTCTTTCAGTTCTGCAATGCACAGTGTCATCGCTGTTGACCGGGATGGTACACCACTTTCAAATTGCATGACTTGGGCAGATAACCGCAGTGCCAAGTGGGCAGAAAAAATAGCAAAAGAAATGAATGGCCATGAGATTTATTTACGCACAGGGACACCTATCCACCCGATGTCCCCGCTGTCTAAGATAACGTGGATCCGAAATGAACAATCAGACTTATTTTTGAAAACGTTTAAATTTATTTCCATTAAAGAGTACGTTTTCCACAAGCTGTTTAAGCGCTTTGTTATCGACTATTCAATTGCTTCAGCAACTGGATTGTTTAACCTGGAGTCGTTAGATTGGGATAAAGAAGCGCTTGAAGTTGCAGGAATTACGGCGGAACATCTTTCAGAACCTGTGAATACAACATTTTCATTAACGGGACTAGATGCTGTTTATGCAGCAGAAATGGGAATTCCTGCAGAGGTTCCGTTTATAGTTGGCGCAAGTGACGGAGTTTTGTCAAACCTTGGAGTGAATGCAATACAGCCAGGCGTTGTTGCCGTTACAATCGGTACGAGCGGCGCAATCCGGACAGTTACGGACAAGCCGGTGACAGATCCAAAAGGACGTATCTTTTGCTATGCCCTGACTGATGATAAATGGGTAATCGGCGGTCCTGTTAATAATGGCGGAATGATCTTCAGATGGGTGCGCGATCAATTAGGTTCTTCTGAAATGGAAACAGCCAAGCGTTTAGGCAAAGATCCATACGAAGTGCTGACTGAGATTGCATCACTTGTGAAGCCAGGCTCTGACGGTTTGCTCTTTCATCCGTATCTGGCCGGCGAACGTGCTCCTTTGTGGGATGCAAACGCGAGAGGTTCCTTCTTCGGGCTTTCCCTTCACCATAAAAAAGAACATATGATACGCTCTGTATTAGAAGGTGTTATTTTCAACTTATATACTGTGCTGCTTGCACTTGAAGAGCTGATCGGCGAGCCGAAAAAAATTCAGGCAACAGGCGGATTCGCACGTTCAGAATTATGGCGCCAAATGATGGCGGATATTTTTGATCAGGAGGTTTCAGTTCCAGAAAGCTTTGAGAGCTCTTGCTTAGGTGCTGCACTTCTTGGTTTATATGGAGTTGGACATGTTGATTCTCTTGATGTAGTATCAGATATGGTCGGCGGTACTCACCACCACAAGCCGAACTCAGAACATGTTGAGGTTTATAAAGAATTAACACCAATTTATATTCGCCTTTCACGACTTCTGAAAGAAGAGTACGCAAGCATAGCATCTTTTCAGCAAAAGCATATATAG
- the gnd gene encoding decarboxylating 6-phosphogluconate dehydrogenase: MQVGLIGLGKMGYNLSLNLIDHKHEVVAFDIDSDAVNKIANMGAAGSSSIEDLVSKLPSPRTVWMMVPAGVITENVLSELKDLLAPGDIVIDGGNSNYKESIRRGNELKEFGIHFFDVGTSGGMEGARNGACTMVGGEKEVFASIEPLFKDICVENGYLYAGAMGSGHYLKMVHNGIEYGMMQSIAEGFEVLEKSQFDFDYEQVARVWNNGSVIRSWLMELSQNAFSKDSRLDGIKGVMHSSGEGKWTVEEALDLQTATPIIALSLMMRYRSLDEDTFSGKVVAALRNEFGGHAVVNKD, encoded by the coding sequence ATGCAAGTAGGTTTAATCGGTTTAGGGAAAATGGGATATAATCTTTCACTTAATTTAATAGATCATAAACATGAGGTTGTTGCATTTGATATTGATTCAGATGCTGTAAATAAAATTGCTAATATGGGTGCGGCAGGCTCATCTTCAATTGAAGATCTAGTTTCTAAGCTTCCATCTCCAAGAACGGTTTGGATGATGGTGCCTGCAGGCGTTATTACAGAAAATGTGCTATCTGAATTAAAAGATCTTCTTGCGCCTGGAGATATCGTGATCGACGGCGGAAACTCAAATTACAAAGAATCCATTCGCCGCGGAAACGAATTAAAGGAATTTGGCATTCATTTCTTTGATGTAGGAACAAGCGGAGGAATGGAAGGCGCAAGAAATGGAGCCTGCACAATGGTCGGCGGAGAAAAAGAAGTGTTTGCTTCAATCGAACCTCTGTTTAAAGATATCTGTGTTGAAAATGGCTATTTATATGCCGGCGCTATGGGAAGCGGACACTATTTGAAAATGGTTCATAACGGTATTGAATACGGAATGATGCAATCTATTGCAGAAGGCTTTGAAGTGCTCGAGAAGAGTCAATTTGACTTTGACTATGAGCAGGTAGCACGAGTGTGGAACAACGGTTCTGTTATTCGATCATGGTTAATGGAGCTGTCTCAAAATGCATTTTCAAAAGACTCAAGATTAGATGGCATCAAGGGAGTTATGCATTCATCCGGCGAAGGAAAATGGACAGTTGAGGAAGCATTAGACCTTCAGACTGCTACGCCGATTATCGCTTTATCCTTAATGATGAGATACCGCTCGCTTGATGAAGATACTTTCTCGGGAAAAGTAGTGGCAGCGCTGCGTAATGAGTTTGGCGGACATGCTGTTGTAAATAAAGACTAA
- a CDS encoding MurR/RpiR family transcriptional regulator, giving the protein MGQNCLGSIRSHYARLSEKEKKIANYILENPKEIIHSTINEVADNLGVAEATVFRFCKRIDFKGYQAMKIALASEIMSPIQQILEEINDNDNEKAVAEKVFHSNIRTLENTLQILDFSSIKKAAGILTNANHVNFYGTGGSAIIAMDAYHKFIRTGISAYAFIDSHFQLMSASQLTDRDVAVVISHSGTNKDTIKVMNTAKKNGAKTIGITGFPKSPIGQNADVALFTSSEETEYRSEALASRIGQLSLIDALYVNMMISNKDDAKKSLEKVRDAISETRV; this is encoded by the coding sequence ATGGGGCAAAACTGTTTAGGAAGTATTCGTTCTCATTATGCAAGGTTAAGTGAAAAAGAAAAAAAGATTGCTAATTATATTTTGGAGAACCCAAAAGAAATTATTCATAGCACGATTAACGAAGTGGCCGATAATCTTGGCGTTGCAGAAGCAACTGTTTTCCGTTTTTGTAAGCGCATAGATTTTAAAGGGTACCAGGCCATGAAAATTGCTCTTGCCTCTGAAATCATGAGTCCGATTCAGCAAATCCTCGAGGAAATTAATGACAATGACAATGAAAAGGCTGTCGCTGAAAAGGTTTTCCATTCAAATATCAGAACACTCGAAAACACACTTCAGATATTGGATTTTTCCTCCATAAAAAAAGCCGCCGGCATTCTCACAAACGCGAATCACGTTAATTTTTATGGAACGGGAGGATCGGCCATCATAGCTATGGATGCCTATCATAAGTTTATACGTACTGGTATTTCGGCCTATGCGTTCATCGATTCGCACTTTCAGCTGATGTCGGCTTCCCAGCTGACAGACCGTGATGTTGCTGTCGTTATTTCTCACTCAGGAACGAACAAGGACACAATTAAGGTGATGAATACGGCTAAAAAAAATGGAGCAAAAACCATTGGCATTACTGGATTTCCAAAATCACCGATCGGCCAAAATGCAGATGTCGCTCTCTTTACCAGCTCTGAGGAAACGGAATACCGGTCAGAAGCGCTCGCTTCAAGAATTGGCCAGCTCAGTCTGATTGATGCTCTTTATGTAAACATGATGATTTCAAACAAAGATGACGCAAAAAAATCATTGGAAAAAGTTCGTGACGCAATTTCGGAAACACGCGTATAA
- a CDS encoding GntP family permease has product MLLLIVFAAIVALLLLITVAKLNPFVALIVTAIGVGLATGMPLISTNPEVPGIIDSIKAGMGNTLGFLAIVLALGTMLGKMMAESGGAERIANTLIAKFGEKNVHWAMMFVAFIVGIPVFFQVGFVLLIPLVFTIARRTGVSLVSLGVPLVAGLSVVHGLVPPHPAAMAAVGIFKADVGTTILYSIIVGLPTAILAGPVYGKWIGKRIHKTVPKEIGDQLTEQKDEKELPGFLNTVITVLIPVFLMLSASIAELFLSKESTAFEVFRFLGDPVVALLIAAVYSFFSLGFFRGMNRDKILKLTNDCLAPTATILLVIGAGGAFNKVLLDSGIGDYIAQLAQESNVSPILLAWGIAAMIRIATGSATVSMMTAAGIVAPIAAVAPDVNLELLVLATGAGSLILSHVNDSGFWMIKEYFGMTVKETLQTWTVLETIISVAALVFILLLSMFV; this is encoded by the coding sequence ATGCTATTACTCATCGTCTTCGCAGCAATCGTTGCGCTTCTACTGCTCATAACTGTGGCAAAGCTGAATCCTTTTGTCGCGTTAATTGTAACCGCTATTGGCGTTGGTCTTGCGACTGGAATGCCGCTTATTTCTACTAATCCCGAGGTTCCTGGCATCATTGATTCGATTAAAGCCGGCATGGGAAATACGTTAGGGTTTCTTGCAATTGTTCTTGCACTAGGTACAATGCTTGGTAAAATGATGGCAGAATCAGGCGGTGCTGAGCGCATTGCCAATACTCTGATTGCAAAATTCGGAGAAAAAAATGTTCACTGGGCAATGATGTTTGTTGCTTTCATCGTTGGGATACCTGTTTTCTTCCAGGTTGGGTTCGTTCTCTTAATCCCGCTTGTTTTCACAATTGCACGCCGTACTGGAGTTTCTTTAGTCAGCCTTGGTGTTCCGCTTGTAGCTGGTTTATCTGTTGTGCACGGCTTAGTTCCTCCGCATCCAGCCGCAATGGCAGCTGTTGGAATATTCAAAGCTGACGTAGGCACCACGATTCTTTACTCGATTATTGTTGGTCTTCCGACTGCAATCTTAGCAGGTCCTGTTTACGGTAAATGGATTGGTAAACGCATACACAAAACTGTTCCAAAGGAAATTGGGGATCAGCTGACAGAACAAAAAGATGAAAAAGAGCTTCCTGGATTTTTAAATACTGTTATCACGGTTTTAATCCCTGTTTTCTTAATGCTTTCTGCTTCGATTGCAGAGCTGTTTTTATCAAAAGAAAGCACAGCATTTGAAGTTTTCCGATTCCTTGGAGATCCTGTTGTTGCTCTATTAATTGCAGCCGTCTACTCATTCTTCAGTCTTGGCTTCTTCCGCGGCATGAACCGTGATAAAATCTTGAAACTGACAAACGACTGCTTGGCTCCTACTGCTACGATTCTATTAGTTATCGGTGCAGGCGGCGCGTTTAATAAAGTTCTACTTGATTCAGGCATTGGTGATTACATTGCACAGCTTGCGCAGGAATCGAATGTTTCTCCGATTCTCCTTGCATGGGGAATTGCTGCGATGATTCGCATTGCAACTGGTTCTGCCACTGTTTCCATGATGACAGCAGCCGGTATCGTTGCTCCAATTGCAGCAGTAGCTCCGGATGTAAACCTTGAGCTTCTTGTATTAGCAACAGGCGCTGGCTCACTCATTCTTTCTCACGTTAATGATTCAGGTTTCTGGATGATTAAAGAGTATTTTGGGATGACTGTTAAAGAAACGCTTCAAACGTGGACAGTGCTTGAGACTATCATTTCAGTTGCGGCACTTGTATTTATCTTATTGTTAAGTATGTTTGTATAA